One Mixta gaviniae genomic window carries:
- a CDS encoding ArsR/SmtB family transcription factor, translating to MSLSNTTCTAAPAPALEAAMAALAAAMADPSRIAILCALMDGRAWTATELSAAAGIAPSTTSGHLTKLLGNGLVRCLSQGRHRYYSLAGQEIAGLLENLMGVSMSAHAAPTPRTPGHLRHARTCYDHLAGELAVRIYDALLAQAWLTSDGLALTAAGRAQLLQMGAQLDPRPRRKACCPCLDWSERRFHLGGDAGAALLRLCLQEGWLTGVPGYREISVTQSGKRALRRLFAIDAD from the coding sequence ATGAGCCTGAGCAACACAACATGCACGGCGGCACCCGCCCCCGCGCTGGAAGCAGCCATGGCGGCGCTGGCCGCCGCCATGGCCGATCCCTCCAGAATTGCGATACTCTGCGCGCTGATGGACGGACGCGCCTGGACCGCGACCGAACTGAGTGCGGCGGCGGGCATTGCGCCATCGACGACCAGCGGTCATCTGACGAAGCTGCTGGGCAACGGGCTGGTCAGGTGCCTTTCGCAGGGGCGACATCGTTACTACAGCCTCGCCGGGCAAGAGATCGCCGGGCTGCTGGAAAACCTGATGGGGGTGTCGATGTCCGCGCACGCCGCGCCGACGCCGCGCACGCCGGGCCATCTGCGACACGCACGCACCTGCTATGACCATCTGGCCGGCGAGCTGGCGGTGCGTATTTACGACGCGCTGCTGGCGCAGGCGTGGTTAACGTCGGACGGGCTGGCGCTGACGGCGGCAGGCAGGGCGCAGCTGCTGCAGATGGGCGCGCAGCTTGATCCGCGTCCGCGCCGCAAAGCCTGCTGCCCCTGTCTCGACTGGAGCGAGCGGCGTTTTCATCTTGGCGGCGACGCGGGCGCCGCGCTGCTGCGGCTCTGTCTGCAGGAAGGCTGGCTGACTGGCGTGCCGGGATACCGTGAGATAAGCGTCACGCAGAGCGGCAAACGCGCGCTGCGCCGCCTGTTTGCCATTGATGCCGACTAG
- a CDS encoding antibiotic biosynthesis monooxygenase family protein produces MIAVLFEADAVPEKQARYLQLAAELKPLLADVPGFISLERFQSLATPGKILSLSWWENEEAVLNWKRNPQHQAAQAEGKRSLFSRYRIRIAHVVREYVADAGETRHV; encoded by the coding sequence ATGATTGCCGTTCTTTTTGAAGCAGACGCGGTGCCGGAAAAACAGGCGCGCTATCTACAGCTTGCCGCCGAACTTAAGCCGCTGCTGGCGGACGTGCCCGGCTTTATCAGCCTGGAGCGCTTTCAAAGCCTCGCCACGCCGGGGAAAATCCTCTCGCTTTCCTGGTGGGAAAATGAAGAGGCGGTGCTGAACTGGAAGCGCAACCCGCAGCATCAGGCGGCGCAGGCGGAAGGAAAGCGCTCGCTCTTCTCGCGCTACCGCATTCGCATCGCCCACGTGGTGCGGGAATATGTTGCCGATGCCGGGGAGACGCGCCATGTATGA
- a CDS encoding helix-turn-helix domain-containing protein codes for MDALAQHLAQTLKTLRAGRQWSLTQAAEQSGVSKAMLGQIERGESSPTVATLWKIATGFAVPFSHFITPAAPDGDAVRRPPFQQQNAQMRVTPLVDFDAQLGFDLLAIEFAAGACSESAPHAPGVIEHVVVIEGELEVQVNGEWRLLRQGDVLRFNADAPHAYRNRRDAPTLIHDLIHYPRP; via the coding sequence ATGGACGCTTTAGCACAACACCTGGCGCAGACGCTGAAGACGCTGCGCGCCGGGCGGCAATGGAGTCTGACGCAGGCGGCGGAGCAGAGCGGCGTCAGCAAGGCGATGCTGGGTCAGATCGAACGTGGCGAATCCAGCCCGACGGTGGCCACCTTATGGAAAATCGCCACCGGCTTCGCGGTACCTTTCTCACACTTTATTACGCCCGCCGCGCCTGACGGCGACGCAGTGCGGCGGCCGCCGTTTCAGCAGCAAAATGCGCAGATGCGGGTGACGCCGTTGGTCGATTTCGATGCGCAGCTGGGCTTTGATCTGTTGGCGATTGAGTTTGCTGCGGGCGCCTGCAGTGAATCCGCGCCGCACGCGCCGGGCGTGATTGAGCATGTGGTGGTGATCGAGGGCGAGCTGGAGGTTCAGGTGAACGGCGAGTGGCGGCTGCTGCGCCAGGGCGACGTGCTGCGCTTTAATGCTGATGCGCCGCACGCCTACCGCAACCGCCGCGACGCGCCGACGCTGATCCACGATTTAATCCACTACCCGCGCCCGTAA
- a CDS encoding general stress protein, translating into MTQYRGGAGNFANDRQRASEAGKKGGQRSGGNFKNNPQKASEAGRKGGQNSHGGGRKPAE; encoded by the coding sequence ATGACTCAATATCGTGGTGGTGCTGGTAATTTCGCTAACGATCGGCAACGTGCATCTGAAGCGGGCAAGAAGGGCGGCCAACGCAGTGGTGGCAACTTCAAAAACAATCCGCAGAAGGCGTCAGAAGCGGGGCGCAAAGGTGGCCAGAACAGCCACGGCGGAGGACGTAAGCCCGCAGAATAA
- a CDS encoding glycoside hydrolase family 2 protein, with protein MRLYWPALFFGACFSAQAASPVTLPASWSLAGQWRAHDGNDASFEGWRGRDTDWRPLRVPANWYSAGWDHQGALWYRTEFSLPPLAPETMATLVFDGVDYTAEVWFNRQKLAQHEGYFQRFAVDVSDNVTKNNRLAVRVDSPFEDPKTTWPLHKNVMKGVLNQHDSRPGGAWSPQGQDANSGGIWAPVRLRLTRGATMDNLILRPDWSQGLAHPQLKVDIDYRALKAGSATLRLRAVPANFSGASYTLNEKVTLSPGKGDKQRLSVTLPMPEAQLWWAVGYGKPNLYRVTATLSDEQGVMDRQSSRTGLRKVEEQPDNRGWLLNGKRIYLRGTNYIGSPWLGEMNDDKYRRDLQLAERMNANAIRVHGHVAGRALYRQADELGMMIWQDVPLQWGYNDSDAFAENAARQTRQMVEQFGNAPSIVVWGGQNEPPFNSPWMEKRFPDWNNNLNRKLMQRVADTLAEDRSRVVHPFSAVEEHYWQGWYFGTMTDVLQPAKTGIITEFGAQALPRLSTLKTIIPPQDWWPASTAPGDPKWTRWKYHNFQPIQTFQFAKLSRGKNMAEFIANTQRYQADLVALAAESYRRQRFQPVTALFQFMFVETWPSINWGVVDYLRQPKAGYYAMQRAYQPLLPSIEPVTLKWQPGRPGQLRLWTVNDSWQPLPGATLKWTVRQGASTLQKGQRKVDIAADDGVKQADLSVTPQNATPMEVKFWIVDGQGRTRAANQMTLRPAPATTP; from the coding sequence ATGAGACTTTACTGGCCCGCGCTGTTTTTCGGCGCCTGCTTTTCCGCTCAGGCGGCCTCGCCCGTGACGCTGCCCGCGAGCTGGTCGCTGGCGGGCCAGTGGCGCGCCCATGACGGCAACGACGCCAGTTTCGAAGGCTGGCGCGGCCGCGATACCGACTGGCGCCCGCTGCGCGTGCCGGCCAACTGGTACAGCGCCGGCTGGGATCATCAGGGTGCGCTCTGGTATCGCACCGAATTCTCTCTGCCGCCGCTGGCGCCGGAGACCATGGCGACACTGGTGTTTGATGGCGTCGATTACACTGCGGAGGTCTGGTTTAACCGCCAGAAACTGGCGCAACACGAAGGCTATTTTCAGCGTTTCGCCGTGGATGTCAGTGACAACGTCACGAAAAATAACCGCCTCGCGGTGCGCGTCGACAGCCCGTTTGAAGATCCGAAAACCACCTGGCCGCTGCATAAAAACGTGATGAAAGGGGTGCTAAATCAGCACGATTCGCGTCCCGGCGGCGCCTGGTCGCCGCAGGGCCAGGATGCCAACTCCGGCGGGATCTGGGCGCCGGTGCGCCTGCGCCTGACGCGCGGCGCGACAATGGATAACCTGATCCTGCGCCCCGACTGGTCGCAGGGCCTGGCACATCCGCAGCTGAAGGTAGATATCGATTATCGCGCTCTGAAGGCGGGCAGCGCTACCCTGCGGCTGCGCGCCGTACCGGCTAACTTTAGCGGCGCTTCCTATACGCTGAATGAAAAAGTGACCCTGTCACCCGGAAAGGGAGACAAGCAGCGGTTAAGCGTGACGTTGCCGATGCCGGAGGCGCAGCTCTGGTGGGCGGTCGGCTACGGCAAGCCGAATCTCTACCGCGTTACCGCCACCCTGAGCGACGAACAGGGCGTGATGGATCGTCAGAGCAGCCGCACCGGCCTGCGCAAGGTGGAAGAGCAGCCGGATAATCGCGGCTGGCTGCTGAACGGCAAGCGCATCTACCTGCGCGGCACCAATTACATCGGTTCGCCGTGGCTTGGCGAAATGAATGATGACAAATATCGCCGCGATCTGCAGCTGGCGGAGCGAATGAATGCTAACGCCATCCGCGTGCATGGCCATGTTGCCGGACGCGCACTCTATCGCCAGGCGGATGAGCTGGGCATGATGATCTGGCAGGATGTACCGCTGCAGTGGGGCTACAACGACAGCGACGCTTTCGCGGAAAACGCCGCGCGTCAGACGCGCCAGATGGTGGAGCAGTTCGGCAACGCGCCGTCGATCGTGGTCTGGGGCGGGCAAAATGAACCGCCGTTTAACTCGCCGTGGATGGAGAAGCGCTTTCCCGACTGGAACAACAACCTGAACCGCAAGCTGATGCAGCGGGTGGCGGACACGCTGGCGGAAGATCGCTCGCGCGTGGTGCATCCCTTCTCCGCCGTTGAGGAGCATTACTGGCAGGGCTGGTATTTCGGCACCATGACCGATGTGCTGCAGCCGGCCAAAACCGGCATTATCACCGAATTTGGCGCGCAGGCGCTGCCGCGCCTCTCTACCCTGAAGACCATTATTCCGCCGCAGGACTGGTGGCCGGCCAGCACCGCGCCGGGCGATCCGAAGTGGACCCGCTGGAAATATCATAATTTCCAGCCGATCCAGACCTTCCAGTTCGCTAAGCTGTCGCGCGGCAAGAATATGGCGGAGTTTATCGCTAACACCCAGCGCTATCAGGCGGATCTGGTGGCGCTGGCGGCGGAGAGCTATCGCCGGCAGCGCTTCCAGCCGGTCACCGCCCTGTTCCAGTTTATGTTTGTCGAGACCTGGCCGTCGATCAACTGGGGCGTCGTGGATTATCTGCGCCAGCCTAAAGCAGGCTATTACGCTATGCAGCGCGCCTATCAGCCGCTGCTGCCCTCGATCGAGCCGGTGACGCTGAAGTGGCAGCCCGGCCGGCCGGGCCAGCTGCGCTTATGGACGGTTAACGACAGCTGGCAGCCGCTGCCGGGCGCCACTCTGAAGTGGACGGTTCGCCAGGGTGCCAGCACGCTGCAGAAAGGCCAGCGCAAAGTTGATATCGCCGCCGACGACGGCGTGAAGCAGGCCGATCTTTCGGTGACGCCGCAGAACGCGACGCCGATGGAGGTGAAGTTCTGGATCGTCGACGGCCAGGGCCGCACGCGCGCGGCAAATCAGATGACCCTGCGCCCGGCGCCGGCGACAACGCCGTAA
- a CDS encoding amino acid-binding protein: MYDIHVILSNSPGALARFGATLGRHGIGLEGGGVFVADGVSHAHFLVEEGERARSLLTAAGFEVRAVTSPLIRKLSQTRPGELGDIAKAIAAVGVNIQVQYSDHRHRLILLTDDNTRAGAATLAWEPPAE; this comes from the coding sequence ATGTATGATATTCATGTGATCCTCAGCAACAGCCCCGGCGCGCTGGCGCGGTTCGGCGCCACGCTGGGCCGGCACGGCATCGGGCTGGAAGGCGGCGGCGTGTTTGTTGCCGACGGCGTCAGCCACGCCCATTTTCTGGTGGAGGAGGGCGAGCGGGCGCGGTCGCTGCTGACGGCGGCAGGGTTTGAGGTCAGGGCGGTGACCTCGCCGCTGATCAGGAAGCTGAGCCAGACTCGCCCCGGCGAACTGGGCGATATCGCGAAGGCCATCGCCGCCGTCGGCGTGAATATCCAGGTGCAGTACAGCGATCACCGTCATCGCCTGATCCTGTTGACCGACGACAATACGCGGGCGGGGGCGGCGACGCTGGCGTGGGAGCCACCGGCTGAATGA
- a CDS encoding NAD(P)-dependent oxidoreductase: MNQHPSVAVLGLGAMGHAFAANLIKKDFPVAGWNRTRARGEDLAAAGMTLHDTPQQAAAEADVVLAMLADGPTTERVLQQIASSLRQNAVFCQMGTIGVEATDRLIAFLAQQRPDVVYIDAPVSGTKAPAENAQILVLASGDRQRAEKLEPVFTAISKGARWLGDAGAGSRMKLVVNVWLIAMMQGLAESASLARQFGFSTDDLWSVLEGGPLAAPYAKVKLDTIKGGDYTPQMHLTWALKDAQLALDAAEDQSMPGMQHIAQLWQQAVEAGYGEQDLSVIYRFLTGKE; this comes from the coding sequence ATGAATCAGCATCCCTCTGTAGCAGTGTTGGGACTCGGTGCGATGGGACACGCCTTCGCCGCTAACCTGATAAAAAAAGATTTCCCGGTGGCGGGCTGGAACCGTACCCGCGCGCGCGGCGAGGATCTGGCGGCAGCCGGCATGACGCTGCACGATACGCCGCAGCAGGCGGCCGCTGAGGCGGATGTGGTGCTGGCGATGCTGGCTGACGGCCCGACCACCGAAAGGGTGCTGCAACAGATCGCCTCGTCGCTGCGGCAGAACGCGGTATTCTGCCAGATGGGCACCATCGGCGTGGAAGCGACCGACCGCCTGATCGCCTTTCTGGCGCAGCAGCGACCCGATGTGGTCTATATCGACGCGCCGGTATCGGGTACCAAAGCGCCGGCGGAAAACGCGCAGATCCTGGTGCTGGCCAGCGGCGATCGCCAGCGGGCGGAGAAGCTGGAGCCGGTGTTCACCGCCATCAGCAAAGGGGCGCGCTGGCTGGGCGACGCGGGCGCCGGATCGCGTATGAAACTGGTGGTCAACGTCTGGCTGATCGCCATGATGCAGGGCCTGGCCGAGAGCGCCAGCCTGGCGCGGCAGTTTGGCTTCTCTACCGACGATCTCTGGTCGGTGCTGGAGGGCGGGCCGCTGGCGGCGCCCTACGCCAAAGTGAAACTCGACACCATCAAAGGGGGCGACTACACGCCGCAAATGCACCTGACCTGGGCGCTGAAAGATGCGCAGCTGGCGCTGGACGCCGCCGAAGATCAGTCGATGCCGGGGATGCAGCATATCGCGCAGCTCTGGCAACAGGCGGTTGAGGCGGGCTACGGCGAGCAGGATCTGTCGGTGATCTACCGCTTCCTGACCGGCAAAGAGTAG
- a CDS encoding SrfA family protein encodes MAKTFLRSGNLDAVLALGENGQPVYLSALQLRETLRLRKQQKLADCLAIPQANERGDRIDWYAPFSGRVKSWNAASESERQQALSQLENHQQTMTAISQRALSADKPALKLFGALLSKAFQFPDRQYVYLVDGRPVLTFWGFVELDKRSRSDALACLRTTLQPEPLSDEPLVAAPLPKAAPTPVPATPEPVIAPPPVTPPPASAPVSAYQAMTELSDNENDNETVSEAAPAVATPAAPAKRSRRLLWTVVPLTLAIAAALAVSFWPHHAEQPIAAAPEQAPEADSRPHAIIPAATQAKSLALRDTLPLRDAVVAAPAPAAAPETPAPTDAAPAPAMPVAKDALVMPTHAVRNGSTRFLDGNWRVSLQLSNMPGFKAPSLRYQFRDGKGSATLIQGDGTRCKAEATAGLMSSGNLIINSRYTARCANGTRYKMPQLVCKQGDGAAVCEAQFGNDVTYPMSIKRESK; translated from the coding sequence GTGGCAAAAACATTCTTACGCAGCGGAAACCTGGATGCCGTACTCGCTTTAGGAGAAAACGGCCAGCCGGTTTACCTTTCTGCGCTTCAGCTACGCGAAACGCTACGCCTGCGCAAGCAGCAAAAACTCGCCGACTGCCTGGCAATCCCGCAGGCCAATGAGCGCGGCGACCGTATCGACTGGTACGCCCCCTTCTCCGGCCGGGTAAAATCCTGGAATGCCGCCAGTGAAAGCGAGCGCCAGCAGGCGTTGAGCCAGCTGGAAAACCATCAGCAGACGATGACCGCCATCAGCCAGCGTGCGCTCAGCGCCGATAAACCGGCGCTGAAGCTGTTCGGCGCGCTGCTCAGCAAAGCCTTTCAGTTTCCCGATCGTCAATATGTCTACCTGGTGGATGGCCGCCCGGTGCTGACCTTTTGGGGCTTTGTCGAGCTGGATAAGCGTTCGCGCAGCGATGCGCTGGCGTGCCTGCGCACCACGCTGCAGCCGGAGCCGCTTTCCGACGAGCCGCTGGTGGCCGCGCCGCTGCCGAAAGCCGCCCCGACACCTGTGCCGGCGACACCTGAGCCAGTTATCGCCCCGCCGCCTGTGACGCCGCCGCCCGCCTCCGCGCCGGTCAGCGCCTATCAGGCGATGACCGAACTCAGCGACAACGAGAATGACAATGAGACCGTGAGCGAAGCCGCGCCAGCCGTTGCGACGCCGGCCGCGCCCGCGAAGCGTTCGCGCCGTCTGCTGTGGACAGTGGTGCCGTTGACGCTGGCGATCGCCGCCGCGCTGGCGGTAAGCTTCTGGCCGCACCATGCCGAACAGCCGATCGCAGCCGCGCCGGAACAAGCGCCGGAAGCGGATAGCAGGCCGCACGCGATTATTCCGGCGGCAACCCAGGCGAAATCGCTGGCGCTGCGCGATACCCTGCCGCTCCGCGACGCCGTGGTGGCCGCGCCTGCGCCGGCCGCCGCGCCGGAAACGCCCGCGCCGACTGACGCCGCACCGGCGCCGGCTATGCCGGTGGCGAAAGATGCGCTGGTGATGCCGACGCACGCGGTGCGCAACGGCTCGACCCGTTTCCTCGACGGCAACTGGCGTGTTTCGCTGCAGCTCAGCAATATGCCGGGCTTTAAGGCGCCGAGCCTGCGTTATCAGTTCCGCGACGGCAAAGGCAGCGCCACGCTGATTCAGGGCGACGGTACACGCTGTAAAGCGGAAGCCACCGCCGGCCTGATGAGTTCAGGCAACCTGATTATTAACAGCCGTTATACCGCCCGCTGCGCGAACGGCACCCGTTACAAAATGCCGCAGCTGGTATGTAAACAGGGAGATGGCGCCGCCGTGTGTGAAGCGCAATTTGGCAATGATGTCACTTACCCGATGTCGATCAAGCGTGAGAGTAAATAA
- a CDS encoding benzoate/H(+) symporter BenE family transporter: MSAAQREPSFSVTLIIAGLVATLVGYASSAAIVFQAAAAAGATAQQIGGWLTALGLAMGISSFGLSIWYRQPILTAWSTPGAAMLATSLHGITLPQTIGIFLFTNALIVLCGVSGLFARLMKVVPQAITAAMLAGILLRFGLGAFAGLQVDLALCGAMCAAWLLARVLLPRYAIIVTLLTGLLLALARGDLHIAQPLMTLRWPEAVMPEFSLSALLGVGLPYFLVTMASQNAPGIATLQAHGYQPPVSSLISWTGLIALLLSPFGGFSVCIAAITAAICMGDEVHPDKQRRWVASAIAGVFYLLAGLSGGAVALLLTALPPTLIHTLAGLALLGTLTGSIQRALEQENSRDAAMITFLITASGITPGGIGAAFWGLFAGAVAWRLLSLRPRN, encoded by the coding sequence ATGTCAGCGGCGCAGCGTGAACCCTCATTTAGCGTTACCCTTATCATCGCCGGTTTGGTGGCGACACTGGTCGGTTACGCCAGCTCAGCGGCGATCGTGTTTCAGGCCGCCGCTGCCGCAGGCGCGACGGCGCAGCAGATCGGCGGCTGGCTCACCGCGCTGGGTCTGGCGATGGGGATCAGCTCTTTCGGGCTGTCGATCTGGTATCGCCAGCCGATCCTTACCGCCTGGTCGACCCCCGGTGCCGCGATGCTGGCGACCAGCCTGCATGGCATCACGTTGCCGCAGACCATTGGCATCTTTCTGTTTACCAACGCGCTGATTGTGCTGTGCGGCGTCAGCGGTCTGTTCGCCCGGCTGATGAAGGTGGTGCCGCAGGCGATCACCGCCGCGATGCTGGCGGGGATCCTGCTGCGCTTCGGCCTCGGGGCGTTCGCCGGGTTGCAGGTCGATCTGGCCCTGTGCGGCGCGATGTGCGCGGCCTGGCTGCTGGCGCGGGTTTTGCTGCCGCGCTACGCGATTATCGTCACGCTGCTGACCGGCCTGCTGCTGGCGCTGGCGCGCGGCGATCTGCATATCGCGCAGCCGCTGATGACGCTGCGCTGGCCCGAGGCGGTGATGCCGGAGTTTTCTCTCTCTGCGCTGTTGGGGGTTGGCCTGCCCTATTTTCTGGTGACGATGGCATCGCAGAACGCGCCGGGCATCGCCACCTTGCAGGCGCACGGCTATCAGCCGCCCGTCTCTTCGCTTATCAGCTGGACGGGCCTGATCGCCCTGCTGCTGTCGCCGTTCGGCGGCTTTTCCGTTTGCATCGCCGCCATTACCGCGGCCATCTGCATGGGCGATGAGGTACATCCCGATAAGCAACGGCGCTGGGTCGCTTCGGCCATCGCCGGCGTTTTCTATTTGCTGGCCGGGCTATCGGGTGGCGCAGTCGCGCTGTTGCTTACCGCGCTGCCGCCGACGCTTATTCATACGCTGGCCGGGCTGGCGTTGCTTGGCACCCTTACCGGCAGTATTCAGCGCGCGCTGGAGCAGGAAAATAGCCGCGATGCGGCGATGATCACCTTTTTGATTACCGCTTCCGGCATTACGCCGGGCGGTATTGGCGCAGCCTTTTGGGGATTATTCGCCGGCGCGGTCGCATGGCGTCTGTTAAGCCTGCGGCCACGCAATTAG
- a CDS encoding virulence factor SrfB — MLAPITDFKQKITLIAESGIQFLDFAIALSDSQPRNFVRQTANGPLLRVTQDAASGRFLLPQENGAAPEVVKPECTTTLAQSLDLLAGVWLPLPILRCAPPRQFIGGPENWARLQIAALDQPDAEGNTHRVMLAFDTQTCAEESEQAHLMLTPADANNGVGFALAWHNYELGEFLDLTWVDGWLREIFTQRAAERETRHAHEIKMALREFEYQAHYLNLLELLGSQLALTDIRVLTATLQEPVVNVDLILDVGNSHTCGILVEDHPDEVNGLKQTYELQLRDLSQPHRIYNEMFDSRVEFAEASFGKKNFSVESGRDDAFVWPSLTRVGREASRMALQRAGTEGATGISSPRRYLWDEARYAAGWRFNRADRIEPQAIAEPLMTLINDEGEPLWQVEEDERLPVFSAHYSRSSLMTFMLSELLAQAMMQMNSAAQRQKMPHSYAPRQLRHIILTLPSAMPKPEREIFRRRMQDAIALVWKAMGWHPADVGFETDRDKALSLRPVPDVQMEWDEATCGQMVYLFNETQVNFAGRAEAFFASMARPDRLRDADEPAGKTLRIASIDIGGGTTDLAITHYALDDGQGNNVKINPRLLFREGFKVAGDDILLDVIQLYVLPALNGALKQAGLANPDSLLDKLFGYDGRMDGFSTLRQQATLQLFIPLAQAVLERYETYDPLDVSAEIEALYGELLTQRPGAAVLDYINGEVQRALGGQQSFDILQVPMVVSLSQLHGEFLSHRMAIVPALRSMAEVVSLYSCDVLLLTGRPSRFPGVQALFRHLQPLPGSRILSLEGYHTSDWYPFNKMGRIDNPKSTAAVGAMLCLLALDLRLSSFWFKAGDFQPYSTIRYLGMLDDSHALTSDNVCYSEIDLDDPNWTPDRKSSFQIRGNVCLGFRQLDNDRWLASPLYSLTINDAQLARKVAGDSVLRVKLAVEQGAQSGAPERFVLADARLDDGTRVPLSQLSLKLNTLSASGNANAQYWIDSGSVFKK; from the coding sequence ATGCTGGCGCCCATCACTGATTTTAAACAGAAAATTACCCTGATTGCCGAAAGCGGCATCCAGTTTCTTGATTTCGCCATCGCCCTGAGCGACAGCCAGCCGCGTAACTTCGTGCGCCAGACGGCCAACGGTCCGCTGCTGCGCGTCACGCAGGATGCCGCCAGCGGCCGCTTTCTGCTGCCGCAGGAGAACGGCGCCGCGCCGGAGGTGGTGAAGCCCGAATGCACCACCACGCTGGCGCAGTCGCTCGATCTGCTGGCCGGCGTATGGCTGCCGCTGCCGATCCTGCGCTGTGCCCCGCCGCGTCAGTTTATCGGCGGCCCGGAAAACTGGGCGCGCCTGCAGATCGCAGCGCTGGATCAGCCCGACGCGGAAGGCAACACGCACCGCGTGATGCTGGCGTTTGATACCCAAACCTGTGCCGAAGAGAGCGAACAGGCGCACCTGATGCTGACGCCCGCCGATGCCAACAACGGCGTCGGCTTCGCGCTCGCCTGGCATAACTATGAGCTGGGCGAGTTTCTCGATCTGACCTGGGTCGACGGCTGGCTGCGCGAGATCTTTACCCAGCGCGCCGCCGAGCGCGAAACGCGTCACGCCCACGAGATCAAAATGGCGCTGCGCGAGTTCGAATATCAGGCACACTATCTCAACCTGCTGGAACTGCTCGGCAGCCAGTTGGCGCTGACCGATATTCGCGTACTGACCGCTACCCTGCAGGAGCCGGTGGTCAACGTCGATTTGATCCTCGATGTCGGCAATTCCCACACTTGCGGCATTCTGGTGGAAGATCACCCTGACGAAGTCAACGGCCTGAAGCAGACCTACGAGCTGCAGCTGCGCGATCTTTCGCAGCCGCACCGCATCTATAACGAAATGTTCGACAGCCGTGTTGAATTTGCCGAAGCGAGCTTCGGCAAAAAGAACTTTTCCGTGGAGAGCGGCCGTGATGACGCTTTCGTCTGGCCTTCGCTGACGCGCGTCGGCCGCGAAGCGAGCCGGATGGCGCTGCAACGCGCCGGTACCGAAGGCGCGACCGGCATCTCCAGCCCGCGCCGCTACCTCTGGGACGAGGCGCGCTACGCCGCCGGCTGGCGCTTTAACCGCGCCGATCGTATCGAGCCGCAGGCGATCGCCGAACCTCTGATGACCCTGATTAACGATGAGGGCGAACCGCTGTGGCAGGTCGAGGAAGATGAGCGTCTGCCGGTTTTCTCCGCCCACTACAGCCGCAGCTCACTGATGACCTTTATGCTCAGCGAACTGCTGGCGCAGGCGATGATGCAGATGAACAGCGCCGCCCAGCGACAGAAAATGCCGCACAGCTACGCGCCGCGTCAGCTGCGCCACATCATCCTTACCCTGCCTTCGGCGATGCCGAAGCCGGAGCGCGAAATTTTTCGCCGCCGCATGCAGGACGCCATCGCGCTGGTCTGGAAAGCGATGGGCTGGCATCCGGCCGATGTTGGCTTTGAGACAGATCGCGACAAGGCGCTGAGCCTCCGTCCGGTGCCCGATGTACAGATGGAGTGGGATGAAGCAACCTGCGGCCAGATGGTTTACCTGTTCAACGAAACCCAGGTCAATTTCGCCGGACGCGCTGAGGCGTTCTTCGCCAGCATGGCGCGCCCCGATCGCCTGCGCGACGCCGACGAACCGGCGGGCAAAACGCTGCGCATCGCCTCGATCGATATCGGCGGCGGCACCACCGACCTGGCGATTACCCATTACGCGCTGGACGACGGCCAGGGCAATAACGTCAAGATCAATCCGCGCCTGCTGTTCCGCGAAGGCTTTAAGGTGGCGGGCGACGATATTCTGCTGGATGTGATCCAGCTTTATGTGCTGCCCGCGCTGAACGGCGCGCTGAAACAGGCAGGCCTGGCGAACCCCGACAGCCTGCTGGATAAGCTGTTCGGCTACGACGGGCGCATGGACGGCTTCTCCACCCTGCGCCAGCAGGCGACGCTCCAGCTGTTTATTCCGCTGGCACAGGCGGTGCTGGAGCGCTATGAGACCTACGATCCGCTTGACGTCAGCGCCGAGATCGAAGCGCTTTACGGCGAACTGCTGACGCAGCGCCCCGGCGCGGCGGTGCTGGACTATATCAACGGCGAGGTGCAGCGCGCGCTCGGCGGCCAGCAGAGCTTCGATATTCTGCAGGTGCCGATGGTAGTCAGCCTGAGCCAGCTGCACGGCGAATTCCTGTCGCACCGCATGGCGATTGTGCCGGCGCTGCGCTCGATGGCGGAAGTGGTGTCGCTTTACAGCTGCGACGTGCTGCTGCTGACCGGGCGGCCGTCGCGCTTCCCGGGCGTACAGGCGCTGTTCCGCCATCTGCAGCCGCTGCCGGGCAGCCGCATTCTGTCGCTGGAGGGCTATCACACCAGCGACTGGTATCCGTTTAATAAAATGGGCCGCATCGATAACCCGAAATCGACCGCCGCCGTCGGGGCGATGCTCTGCCTGCTGGCGCTCGATTTACGTCTGTCGAGCTTCTGGTTTAAGGCGGGCGATTTCCAGCCCTACTCAACGATCCGCTATCTCGGTATGCTCGACGACAGCCACGCGCTGACCAGCGATAACGTCTGCTACAGCGAAATCGACCTCGATGACCCGAACTGGACGCCGGATCGCAAAAGCAGCTTCCAGATCCGCGGCAACGTCTGCCTGGGCTTCCGGCAGCTGGATAATGACCGTTGGCTGGCGTCGCCGCTCTACAGCCTGACGATCAACGACGCGCAGCTGGCGCGCAAGGTTGCCGGCGACAGCGTACTGCGCGTGAAGCTGGCGGTGGAGCAAGGGGCGCAGTCCGGCGCGCCGGAGCGCTTTGTGCTGGCCGATGCCCGGCTCGACGACGGCACGCGCGTGCCGTTATCGCAGCTAAGTCTTAAACTGAATACATTGTCCGCCAGCGGCAATGCCAATGCCCAATACTGGATCGACAGCGGGAGCGTATTTAAGAAATGA